Below is a genomic region from Mustela lutreola isolate mMusLut2 chromosome 1, mMusLut2.pri, whole genome shotgun sequence.
ttcgatcccaggaccctgggatcatgacccgagccaaaggcagacacttaacaactgagccacccaggcgcccctaactcaCTGGCTTTACCCTCTAACTTAGGGTTTCAAAATAAccgtgggcatctgggtggctcagtggattaatcccctgccttgggctcagatcatgatctcagagtcctgggatggagccctacattgggctctctgctcagtggggagcctgcttctccctctccctttgcctggactccccctgcttatgctcgcttgctctctctctgtgtcaaataaataaatttggcttTTGCAAATAACGTTGCAGTACAAAGCTCGTGCACacgcctttaaaaaaaagaaaaaatcccagGCCCAAAATGGCATCACTTAGGCCAAGTCCCCAGTGGAAGCTTCAATACATAATCTAACTGCAGTGTCAGCCTCCCCCAGGAAGGTGTCTTAACtggtcagtcaggaattttccGACACGCTCCAGTGAGTCAACCCAACGGGCCCTCTCCATCCCCTCAAGGAAGATGAAACCATCTGTCTGATAAGACTACTTTGTCCCCCACCAAGGGAAAGCAGTCTCACCTGGAAAATCTTCTTCTTTGCCGGTGACTTTCTTACCCCACCCTCCTTCCACGAATACTTTCCACATTGTACACACGCCTTGGGAGTTCCCCTCTATTTGCTAGAGGGTGCTGCCCGATCTGCGAATTGTCTACAAAAGCCAATTCGAGCTTTAAAATTGATTTGGTTGAATTATTTCATAGGAGTTTCTTATTTTTGTCAAAATGTATCTTTGGGTTAGAATCCTAGAGGTAGAATCGCTACATTAAAAAGGGtgtgtggggggcgcctgggtggctcagtaggttaagcctctacgttcggctcgggtcatgatcccaggggcctgggatcgtgtcccgcatcgggctctctgctcagcagggagcctgcttctcctcatctctctctctgtctgtctctctgcctatttgtgatctctctctctgtcaaataaataaataaaatctttaaaataaataaacaaataaaagggtgtgtgtgtgtgtgtgtgtgtgtgtgtgatttgctAGATGCTGTCAAATCCCTTGGACCCCAAAACTAAGTTTTAACAATGTGGAGGATGGAGGGGTGAGAGGGAGTGCCTCCCCAATTCCATCTGCCTCCCCAGGCCTGGGACAAGACCAGCCTCCTACTCAACGGTCAGGCCTGGACAGATCTCAAAGAGGAACCCCAGTGTCCCCAATGGTTTTGGAAGGAGCCATAAAGTGTCATTCTCCTTACTTTGGCTGGAATGATACTAGTTTTATAGGTAGCCTTGTTCATCTCAGGCCAAGCAGAAGTTCTGgatactcttttctttctttttttttttttaaccttctttgaTTGGCCaacttaaaaattagtttttcctTAGTGCACTTGGTTTGGCAGACAAAATGGTTCAAGGTATGGATCCCATGGGGAGCTATGTCAGGTGCTCAGCAAATGGAGGTTACTGGTAAGTCTGTTGGTTGATCTGACCTTGGTGGTCTTGCTTTACAAATGCAAGGAAAACTCACATGGCTGGGATACATTCAATTTCTCATTCATCCCACCAGCATGAACTGAACACCCCCTCAGTCTGCACTCTACTCCCGCCTCTAGGCTGGAAATAAAAACCTGTAGAGCCTACCTGGTGATTGCAGCCCACAGCTGTTTGAGTTGGCTCATGCTACGTTTGCGGGTCTGTTTTCGTTTTctgggtttgggggtttttttagGGAAGTAGTTGCTTACATTTGAAGATAAGGATTTCACATCAACATCCAGACTCCTGACATCTCTTGAAAACATGGCCAGCCTGGCATCGCCAGCCAGGCGTGGCAACTGctggagggagcaggggagagacCGCCTCCTTGTTGTGAGGCACGTGCTACCCGGTGCCCATGATGCCCGTCCAGCCCTTCCATTCATCTCCCTCGCCTCCTGGATTGTGAGTTCGTGCCCTTAATTGCAAGCTTCCTGAAAGCAAGGACTACTagtgttttgtgggtttttatgtttttgcttttgtttttggtaatctctacacccaacgtggggatCAAACTTACAACCTCCCGAGATCAAGCGTTGcctgctctcccaactgagccagccatgcaccccAAGGACCACTTGTGTCTGGTTTGACTTTGACTTTCTAGCCTCTAGCCAAGGCCCCAGCACACAGTGGGGCCCCAGTAATTGTTTGCTGTATGAATAAGAAGTCTCCTGGATGCATGCATTCCTTTGCTTCTAGCATTAAAATTGTGCAATGGTGACGTGCAGACTGGCACCCCGAGTGCCAGTCTGTACTATCCCACCACCTAAAGTCACCTGTATGCTCAGCGTCTTCGTAGTGACACTTGACCCACACCCACACTTGATTCCTCCTAGCAATCTCCTCTCCAAACGAGGGTATCAGTGCACACCTCACGGGCCCTGGGGAGACCGCACAAGATCAGGAAAGTCAAGCATGGCACCTGGCACTTACTTTTAGCATGTTATTAGCAGCACCTTTATCTCCAAGATAGAAAGAGTCTCCCCACTCTTTGTTAGAATTTATGGTTCaggattgtttttttggtttggtttccccccccccgcccagccaAGCCCCAAGGAAGAGATCACAATAGAAATCTCTGTATTCTGTGAATTTTCTAAATCCCCTCCTCACAAACACTGATGGGGATAGAGATCTTATCAGAGAGGGTCATATGTCTTATCAGGTTCATTTAGCAACCCTCAGGGGCACGACTAAGGCAGATCACAGCACATATAACAAGCCACTCATGCTGGCCATTGCATGCTCAGAACCCGAGAAGAAAGCATGAGGTGGTTTGGGGTCCTCGGGCTGGTGGCCCTTTCAGAATGCTTAGTCACGTAAGTACAGGGACTGCGGTTGGTACCAGCTCTCTTTCTGGGCTCTTTCTTGCCTTCTTATTCTCCTGCCCATCCATGATAGTGGAGAGAATATGATGATTCCCAGACTATCTTAAAGTTCAAGTTTCCATTTATTGATCAGTAGCTTACTACGTGCACTGTGAGGTCCGGATGTCTTGAGGCAGGCCTGAAGGGTTGTACAGTTCCAGGAGTGCCAGTCATATATTATGAGCTGTGAGAAATGGCACCCCTTGGAATTGTTCAGTGTACAACCTGTGCAACTGTAGGCATGGTCCTGTCTAGGAAGCATTTCTCCTTCATTTGTCTCTAGGTCTTCTCTTTGCTCTCACTCCATTTTCATATGTATATGTCTCTTTGGATGTCTCTCTGCATGaaaaactcttattttttctagtttgaaTCCTAGTTACTCTACCCTCTTAATTTCTCTAATTTATTCTCCATTGCCTCATAAACTCTCATTGCTTCATAAACTCTCTCTTCTGGTTGAGCCCTGAAAAAAGATCAACAGGGCTACAGGTAGGCCCAGTTTTGCCTCTAACAAGCAGCGTGACCATAGCCAAGTCACCGACTCTCTATAAAAAGAGGATGatggaggcgcctgggtagctcagtgggttaagccgctgccttcagctcaggtcatgatctcagagtcctgggatccagtcccgcatcgggctctctgctcagcagggagcctgcttccctctctctctctctctgcctgcctctccatctacttgtgatttctctctgtcaaataaataaataaaatctttaaaaaaaaaaaaaaagaggatgatgATTTCCATTCTACTTCCCTCCCACAGCTTCTTTGAGAAAGATACAGTAAGACGACAGTGGCAATACTGATGACTGCCATCGTCAGGAGCCAGGTGCATGATAGCCATCATTTTGCTTAACACCCCAAACATTCTATGTGAGGGGATTATTACCATTCCACCTTTTtgcaggtggagaaactgaggcacagaaaggccaCATAGCTTATGCAAGATTATGCAATGGAAACCTGTATTCAAACCTAAGTTTATTGCCATAGTTTTTCCATTGTGTTGGGTGGCCTGCCCCAATAAGATGACATCctaaaaatgtttggaaaatatGCGGTAGGATTACAGCATGAGAAGTAGCAGTTACATTGTAAATGAAGATCGCCACCtcttatttgtttctctttccccAATGCCGGCTTCAAGAATCCCTCTGACAAGGGTCAAGTCCATGCGAGAAAACCTCAGGGAGAAAGACAAGCTTCGCGATTACCTTGAGAAGCATCCTTACAACCTGGCCTACAAGTTTGTGGACTCTGCAGATCTGGACCAGGGGATATATTACGAACCCATGAGGAACTACCTGGATGTAAGTGTGGCAGGACGGGGGCAGGGACCAGGGCAGGGATGGCTCTCCAGAGAGCCCCCTAGGGCTCTGGCCAAGGGCTGGAGGTCATCTGGAGGTGGGAGCAGGGATGCTAGGGCTGGGGGTCCTGCAGGGAGAGACGCTGGAAAACAGAGACGGCATCCCCAGAGGAGAAGGCACTTCAACCCTCAACTCCTGGTCTATGGTGACCAGGTCCAGCCCCAAGGAAGACTCCGGCAAAAAAGTTATTGAGCGCCTACAGTTATCATTATTGTTAACAAAACTTCCCATCTCTTCTCCAAGAATGCATAGCCCAGCCGGAGAGACTAGCAGAACATAAGCGAAGGTCAAGGAAAAGGGCCACCTGCATGGTGCTGATGTTATGTTTTGAGTTTAAAAGAAGTGGCCTGGGGTGACCCAGGAGGGCTGCCTAGAGGAGGAAGCACTCAGGCTAGGCCAAGTGGGTGGAAAGGATTTAGAGAGCTGCAGGGGACACCGAAGAGCTTTTCAAATGGAGGCACTGGCCTGAGTAGAGGCTATAAGGTAGAGTGGTTGAAAGCTGATTTCAGGAGACACGGGACACCTGAGGGAGGCAGGCACCTGGGGGTCATCTGCCTTAACCATCCCTTCCCGGCCCCTGCAGCTGGCCTATGTCGGCACCATCAGCATTGGAACGCCCCCACAGGAGTTCAAGGTCATCTTTGACACAGGCTCGACGGACTTGTGGGTGCCCTCCATCTACTGCACCAGCCCTGCCTGCTGTGAGTGCCTGCTCCCCCATCTCGGGGTCCCCCTCACCCCGTCCTCTGTCCTTGGCAAGCTGACAGATGTTCACCTCCTGTGTCTGCAGCTAATCACAATGTCTTCAACCCTCTGCTGTCCTCCACGTTCCGGGCCTTGGGACGGCCCATCCACCTCCAGTACGGCACTGGGATGATGTCAGGATTTCTTGCTTATGACAACGTTCAGGTAACGTGGAAACCAGAGGCTAAGGAAGGCTGGCCTGGGGAACAATGAGGGCTAATAGGACCAAATGTAGGGTCAGGTGGGAGCACCTGTCTTTCCCAAAGTCCCCCAGCAGCTGGCTGCCTGCCCTGGGGCGCTGGGTCCCTAGGGAGATAGTGCCTCCCCCGACACATGGAATCCTAGAATAGTAACCCAGAGAGTGGGTCATCATGCAGGCGCCGCTTGGAGGGAGTGATTTGCAGCTCCTTTCCCCATGGTTAGCTCAAGGCTGATTTTCCTGGAAACACGGAGAGGTGCAGGAAaactgcccactttttttttttttttaagattttattacttatttgacacagagagaaagagcacaagcagggagagcaggaggcagagggagaggaagggctccttgctgagcagggagcccaaggtggggctccaacccaggaccctgggatcaggacccgagctgaaggcagacacccaactaactgagccacccacacgccccaatGGCCCACTTTTATATTCTCAGACTGTGGCAGGCACGGTGCTGGGTGCTTTCATTGCCAGAACTTGTTTGATCCTGCACCAAACCGACGAGGCAGGCACTGTCACTGCCATCATGTGGATGGGCAAACCGAGGGACAGGGTCCCAAGGTCATGCACCTGCTAAGTGGCAGAGCGGGGGTGTGAAGCAGGACTCACACAGATGGAGGATGTTTTGGGGGAACAAGAAGAGCTGATGTGGGGTCTCTGGGTGTAGATGGGGGCTCCAGGCACTCAGGCAAAGAAGTAGGGACCACAGAAGGTGGGGGGCTTAAAAAATGGATCCTGACCCTTGAGGGCCTCTGAGACTCTAATAAAAGCTATAAGCTGCCTCCCCTAaagtgcatgtacacacacacacacacacaccagcgtATTTCCCAGGCCGAATTTTCATAAGCACTCTGCCGGCACGTGGTACAACAGGCTTCTCCTCTTGGGCAGATGAAGAATCCACATGAATTGCAATGGATTCACTCCACTTCTGTCATCAGACCACAGTCATGCCCAAAAGGAGACTATCCTCCTCTCTGTTCCTTGTGTCCTCAAGCAGAAACAATTTGGTCCCACtctgagtctgcttccccacctgTAAGAGAGAGCCGATGTCAGCAGGAGGAGCAGGTGTGGGTTAAAATCCAGGGGTCCCAGCACGCAGAACCTGTGTCTCTGTTCTGGCTTGTCATAGCCAGCTGAGGTCCCCGAGGGCCTCCGTTCTTCTCCCTGCTATTAGTGGCATCTCCTAGCCCAACCCCGCTTTCCAAACCTTTCCCTGGTGACACCATCTTCTCCCACAGTTCGGGGGCCTCGTTGATGAATCTCAGGCATTTGGCCTGAGCCTGAGGGAACCCGGCAAGTTCATGGAATATGCAGTCTTTGACGGCATCCTGGGCCTGGGCTACCCCAGCCTTGGCCTCCAAGGGATCACCCCCGTCTTCGACAACCTGTGGAAACAAGGTCTCATTTCTGAGGAGCTCTTCGCCTTCTACT
It encodes:
- the LOC131813472 gene encoding pepsin F-like, with the translated sequence MRWFGVLGLVALSECLVTIPLTRVKSMRENLREKDKLRDYLEKHPYNLAYKFVDSADLDQGIYYEPMRNYLDLAYVGTISIGTPPQEFKVIFDTGSTDLWVPSIYCTSPACSNHNVFNPLLSSTFRALGRPIHLQYGTGMMSGFLAYDNVQFGGLVDESQAFGLSLREPGKFMEYAVFDGILGLGYPSLGLQGITPVFDNLWKQGLISEELFAFYLSKKEEEGSMVMFGGVNHSYYSGDLNWVPVSRPLYWQLTMDSISMNGKVIACDGGCEAIIDTGTSLLIGPPDVVFNIQKIIDAEQSYSGEYMINCTAINTLPDIVFTINGVDYPVPASAYIREDHQGTCYSNFDEGTGGLLLSDSWILGDVFLRLYFTVFDRANNTIGLAPAV